A single Xylanimonas cellulosilytica DSM 15894 DNA region contains:
- a CDS encoding metal-dependent transcriptional regulator produces the protein MPSATVPSAAPGPRRPDPAELTAVAQDYLKAVWSALEWVPDGHAKVSTGQLADRLGVGPSTVSEAVQKLSEQGLLVHEPYRGVGLTDVGLGYALVMVRRHRLLETWLVEQLGYTWDEVHDEAERLEHAVSDRLVERLDDLLGRPARDPHGDPIPTADGRVVRPEAVPLVDLAAGESGVVARISDADPDDLRALARTGIALDVHLTVTALLPRRDAVTLAWGGETADVAARLVSRVWVTRA, from the coding sequence GTGCCTTCCGCCACCGTGCCTTCCGCCGCTCCCGGACCCCGCCGTCCTGACCCCGCCGAGCTCACCGCCGTCGCGCAGGACTACCTCAAGGCCGTCTGGTCTGCCCTCGAGTGGGTGCCCGACGGCCACGCCAAGGTCTCCACGGGGCAGCTCGCCGACCGGCTCGGCGTCGGGCCCTCCACGGTGTCCGAGGCGGTGCAGAAGCTCTCCGAGCAGGGCCTGCTGGTCCACGAGCCGTACCGCGGCGTGGGGCTCACCGACGTGGGGCTCGGCTACGCCCTCGTCATGGTGCGCCGGCACCGGCTGCTGGAGACCTGGCTGGTCGAGCAGCTCGGGTACACGTGGGACGAGGTGCACGACGAGGCGGAGCGGCTCGAGCACGCCGTCTCGGACCGGCTGGTCGAACGGCTCGACGACCTGCTCGGCCGGCCGGCGCGCGACCCGCACGGCGACCCGATCCCCACCGCAGACGGCCGCGTGGTGCGCCCCGAAGCCGTCCCGCTGGTCGACCTGGCAGCGGGGGAGTCCGGCGTCGTCGCGCGCATCTCCGACGCCGACCCGGACGACCTGCGGGCGCTCGCCCGGACCGGCATCGCGCTCGACGTGCACCTGACGGTCACGGCGCTGCTCCCGCGACGAGACGCCGTGACGCTGGCGTGGGGCGGGGAGACGGCCGACGTCGCGGCCCGGCTGGTCTCCCGGGTCTGGGTGACGAGGGCGTAG